One segment of Fimbriiglobus ruber DNA contains the following:
- a CDS encoding bacteriophage T4 gp5 trimerisation domain-containing protein, giving the protein MLSIPRVGQEVIIDFLEGDTDQPVCVGCVYNPDQMPMYKLPDEKTKTYYRSNSSPGGSGYNELRYEDKAGQEQTYFHAMRNMDERVRNDSMERVGNDRHPLRLGLLVPPFDRRNTAANSPVSSRSTSPIKCRARSPRAR; this is encoded by the coding sequence ATGCTGAGCATCCCGCGGGTCGGCCAGGAAGTCATCATCGACTTCCTCGAAGGGGACACCGACCAGCCGGTCTGCGTCGGGTGCGTGTACAACCCGGACCAGATGCCGATGTACAAGCTGCCGGACGAGAAGACCAAGACGTACTACCGCAGCAACTCGTCCCCGGGCGGGTCGGGGTACAACGAACTCCGGTACGAGGACAAGGCCGGCCAGGAGCAGACCTACTTCCACGCCATGCGGAACATGGACGAACGGGTCCGGAACGACAGCATGGAGCGGGTCGGTAACGACCGCCACCCCCTGCGGCTCGGGCTTCTGGTGCCGCCGTTCGACCGCCGGAACACCGCGGCTAATTCGCCGGTTTCATCCCGCTCAACCAGCCCGATCAAGTGCCGGGCGAGATCGCCGAGGGCGAGGTAG
- a CDS encoding beta strand repeat-containing protein: protein MFRKVLECLEDRCVPSVYNPQPVPLLTAVEGTTLSGGSSPIVATFASSDPLAGLSATVNWLGGPASNDGSATITLVGSEFVPGVGTVPQYSVSQPTTFGATSGALQPQFGVTINDATDSTNAQIVGAFQVTDAPLTAGAAVPPTTVTEGFVVASSAQLFDFTDGYLSASPGDFTATVDWGDGTPISTGVVGQFGPGSFFVSSGGHVYATPGTYTITVTVQDNQPDGSQIQSMSGAITVNEATVTNVTAPAVSAVVGAPLTNVVVATFTVNDPLAQATDFGATVTNWGDGTSSPGTVVETGTTAVSSQFSVLSSHAYTAPLTGGTIAVSIQNLTAINPVSSATATTAVDVAAATLAPTAAPVVVQEGTTVPAGTPFGSFIDNGGVQPGVTYTATATVNGTAVPLTVTQTGGDDFTLTATAATTIVAGLDAGISNYTLTVSNNNGASVTTSGQFTVTDAPLTAGATVLQTGNTGIPLSGLGVGSFTDGNPVAPVSDFTATIDWGDGAAASTGTISQPGGVGTPFDVSGSHTYAKPGVYTVTTHVVDDGGSTATLTATVTITDLAVTGSAKSFTAVEGQNIGQVVLTTFDDPNTLATVADVTATLAVGGWGDGTPSAAGVTLAVQQIGVDPANGDPIFQIVGSHTYAEETAPGSPDALNVLVTTRGGVTTALTTGSVTVHDASLTGSAGNTITGIAGNPTGTAVLGTFVDANPAATAADFTAGGGSVVVTWGDGSAPQTLAAADLVEIGTPGGNAWVINAAHTYAEAGTYAYTVTVTDAGGSATLITGSAVVADAALTAGASVPQAGNTGVPLTGINVGSFTDGNPVATTTDFTDTIDWGDGTAASAGAISQPGGVGTSFSVSGNHTYATPGVYTVTTVVVDDDGKTTTLTATVTITDLPVTGSTKSFSAVEGQNTGSFVLATFDDPNTLATVSDVSAQLAVGGWGDGTPAAAGVTLTVQQIGVDPANGEPIFQVLGSHTYAEETAGVPDALSVIITTRGGVTTTLTSPAGGGVTVHDAPLTGSAGNTITGTEGNPTGTAVLGTFVDANPTATVADFTTGGGSVVVTWGDGSAPQTLAAANLAAIGAPGGVTWTISAAHTYAEAGTYAYTVTVTDAGGSATTVAGSAVVAAVADATLTAGASVPQAGNTGIPLDGIGVGSFTDGNPGALSSEFTTTIDWGDGTAASAGTISQPGGVGTSFSVGGNHTYAKPGVYTVTTTVTDDDGKTTTFTATFTITDLPVTGATKSFSAVEGQNTGSFVLATFDDPNTLATVSDVSAQLAVGGWGDGTPAAAGVTLAVQQIGVDPANGDPIFQVVGSHTYAGETPAGVPDTLGVIITTRGGVTTTLTSPAGGGVTVHDAPLTGSAGNTITGTEGNPTGTAVLGTFVDANPAATAADFTAGGGSVVVTWGDGSAPQTLTAANLTISGMTWTISAAHTYAEAGTYAYTVTVTDAGGSAALVTGSAVVTDAALTAGASVPQTGTTNVPLVGINVGSFTDGNPEAGTGDFTGTVNWGDGSTNSAASFAEVSGVFNVTGNHTYTTPGVYTVTTNVVDDDGSKTTLTATFTITNLPAPGSTIPMDVPVAIGDFTGSGKTYYAVGTGPGPIAEVNIVDSATGKVIFSVQPFGTFTGGVYVTAGDIYNNGTDALVITPNQGGGPRVEVYEYINGAFVETQNFFALNNPAFRGGARAAVGDINHDGYGDLVVAAGYGGGPVVEVYDGKSMAVQGQQAVLIPDFFAFDSSLRNGVYVAAGDVNGDGYADIIIGAGPGGGPRVMILSGASLLSQGATAAENTPIANFFAGDISNRDGIGVGVANLDGDQYADVLTGTSQDNSSQITASLGVNLAAGVAIQDTNFEGYPDLPNGVFVG from the coding sequence GTGTTTCGGAAGGTTCTGGAGTGTCTGGAAGACCGCTGCGTACCCAGTGTTTACAACCCTCAGCCCGTGCCGCTGCTCACGGCCGTGGAGGGCACGACGCTGTCGGGCGGTTCCAGCCCGATCGTCGCGACGTTCGCTTCGTCTGACCCCCTCGCCGGCCTGTCGGCCACCGTGAACTGGCTCGGCGGTCCGGCCAGCAACGACGGCTCGGCTACGATCACCCTGGTCGGCTCTGAGTTCGTCCCCGGTGTCGGGACCGTCCCGCAGTACTCGGTGTCCCAGCCGACCACTTTCGGGGCGACGTCGGGCGCTCTTCAGCCGCAGTTCGGGGTGACAATCAACGACGCGACAGACAGTACCAACGCGCAGATCGTCGGCGCCTTTCAGGTGACCGACGCGCCGTTGACGGCGGGGGCGGCGGTGCCCCCGACCACCGTCACCGAGGGGTTTGTGGTCGCTTCCAGTGCTCAGCTCTTTGACTTCACCGACGGCTACCTGAGCGCGTCGCCGGGCGACTTCACTGCGACGGTCGACTGGGGCGACGGCACGCCGATTTCGACGGGAGTGGTCGGCCAGTTCGGCCCCGGCTCGTTCTTCGTCTCCAGCGGCGGTCACGTCTACGCCACGCCGGGCACGTACACCATCACGGTCACGGTCCAGGACAACCAGCCCGATGGCTCCCAGATCCAATCGATGTCGGGCGCTATCACGGTCAACGAAGCCACGGTAACGAACGTCACGGCCCCGGCCGTGAGCGCGGTCGTCGGGGCACCATTGACCAACGTGGTGGTCGCGACGTTCACTGTCAATGACCCACTGGCCCAGGCGACCGATTTCGGTGCGACCGTTACCAATTGGGGCGACGGCACGTCGAGCCCGGGTACGGTGGTGGAGACCGGCACGACCGCCGTCTCCTCCCAGTTCTCGGTGCTAAGCAGCCACGCGTACACCGCCCCGCTCACCGGCGGGACGATCGCGGTCTCGATCCAGAACCTCACGGCGATCAACCCGGTGAGTTCGGCGACCGCGACGACCGCGGTGGATGTGGCCGCCGCGACGCTGGCCCCGACCGCGGCGCCGGTCGTCGTCCAGGAGGGGACGACCGTCCCCGCCGGCACCCCCTTCGGCAGCTTCATCGACAACGGCGGGGTACAGCCCGGCGTCACCTACACCGCCACGGCCACGGTCAACGGCACGGCCGTCCCGCTCACAGTCACGCAGACCGGCGGCGACGACTTCACTCTGACCGCGACCGCCGCCACGACGATCGTGGCCGGGTTGGACGCGGGGATTTCGAATTACACGCTGACCGTCTCGAACAACAATGGCGCGTCGGTCACGACTTCCGGCCAGTTCACCGTCACCGACGCGCCACTCACCGCCGGAGCCACGGTGCTACAGACCGGGAACACCGGTATCCCGCTCAGTGGCCTCGGTGTTGGCAGCTTCACGGATGGAAATCCCGTTGCTCCGGTGAGCGACTTCACGGCCACGATCGACTGGGGCGATGGTGCCGCGGCATCGACCGGTACGATCAGTCAGCCCGGAGGGGTGGGCACGCCATTCGATGTCAGCGGGAGCCACACGTACGCGAAACCCGGCGTGTACACCGTCACAACCCACGTCGTCGACGATGGTGGCAGCACGGCGACGCTCACGGCCACCGTCACGATCACCGACCTGGCCGTGACCGGGTCGGCCAAGAGCTTCACCGCGGTTGAGGGCCAGAATATCGGCCAGGTCGTACTGACCACGTTCGACGACCCCAACACCCTGGCGACCGTCGCCGACGTCACCGCCACCCTCGCCGTCGGCGGCTGGGGCGACGGGACGCCGAGCGCCGCGGGCGTCACCCTCGCCGTTCAGCAGATCGGCGTCGATCCCGCCAACGGCGACCCGATCTTCCAGATCGTGGGCAGCCACACCTACGCCGAGGAGACGGCCCCGGGCTCACCCGACGCTCTCAACGTCCTCGTCACGACTCGCGGCGGTGTGACGACCGCGTTGACCACCGGAAGTGTGACCGTCCACGACGCGTCGCTGACCGGGTCGGCCGGCAACACAATTACGGGGATCGCGGGCAACCCGACCGGCACCGCCGTACTCGGCACCTTCGTCGACGCCAATCCGGCCGCGACCGCCGCCGACTTCACCGCCGGGGGCGGGTCGGTGGTCGTCACCTGGGGCGATGGGTCGGCCCCCCAGACCCTGGCCGCCGCCGACCTCGTCGAGATCGGCACCCCCGGGGGTAACGCCTGGGTGATCAATGCCGCCCACACGTACGCCGAGGCCGGAACCTACGCCTACACGGTCACGGTCACGGACGCCGGTGGGTCGGCCACCCTCATCACCGGCTCGGCCGTCGTCGCCGACGCCGCCCTGACGGCCGGTGCGAGCGTGCCGCAGGCCGGCAACACCGGCGTCCCATTGACCGGCATAAACGTCGGCAGCTTCACCGACGGCAACCCCGTTGCGACAACCACCGATTTCACCGACACCATCGATTGGGGCGACGGCACGGCGGCGTCGGCCGGCGCGATCAGCCAGCCCGGGGGCGTGGGCACGTCATTCTCGGTCAGCGGAAATCACACGTACGCGACGCCCGGCGTGTACACCGTTACGACTGTCGTCGTCGACGACGACGGCAAAACCACCACGCTCACGGCCACCGTCACGATCACCGACTTGCCCGTGACCGGCTCGACCAAGAGCTTCAGCGCGGTCGAGGGCCAGAATACCGGCTCGTTCGTGCTGGCCACGTTCGACGACCCCAACACCCTGGCGACTGTTTCCGATGTCAGCGCGCAACTCGCCGTCGGTGGCTGGGGCGACGGCACACCGGCCGCCGCGGGCGTCACCCTCACCGTCCAACAGATCGGCGTCGATCCCGCCAACGGCGAGCCAATCTTCCAGGTCCTGGGCAGCCACACCTACGCCGAGGAGACGGCGGGCGTGCCCGACGCCCTCAGCGTCATCATCACGACGCGCGGCGGCGTGACGACCACGTTGACCAGTCCTGCCGGCGGCGGGGTGACCGTCCACGACGCCCCGCTGACCGGGTCGGCCGGCAATACGATTACCGGCACCGAGGGCAACCCGACCGGCACCGCCGTACTCGGGACCTTCGTCGACGCCAACCCGACCGCGACCGTCGCCGACTTCACCACCGGCGGCGGCTCGGTGGTCGTCACCTGGGGCGACGGCTCGGCCCCCCAGACCCTGGCCGCCGCCAACCTCGCCGCCATCGGCGCCCCCGGCGGTGTTACCTGGACGATCAGCGCCGCCCACACCTACGCCGAGGCCGGGACCTACGCTTACACGGTCACGGTCACGGATGCCGGTGGATCAGCCACCACCGTGGCCGGCTCGGCCGTCGTCGCCGCCGTCGCCGACGCCACCCTGACCGCCGGCGCGAGCGTCCCGCAGGCCGGCAACACCGGTATCCCGCTCGACGGTATCGGTGTTGGCAGCTTCACCGACGGCAACCCCGGCGCGCTGTCGAGTGAGTTTACGACCACGATCGATTGGGGCGACGGCACCGCGGCGTCGGCCGGTACGATCAGCCAGCCGGGAGGGGTGGGCACGTCATTCTCGGTCGGCGGAAACCACACGTACGCCAAACCCGGCGTGTACACCGTCACGACCACCGTCACCGACGACGACGGCAAGACCACCACGTTCACGGCCACATTCACGATCACCGACCTGCCCGTGACCGGAGCGACCAAGAGCTTCAGCGCGGTCGAGGGCCAGAACACCGGCTCGTTCGTGCTGGCCACGTTCGACGACCCCAACACCCTGGCGACTGTTTCCGATGTCAGCGCGCAACTCGCCGTCGGTGGCTGGGGCGACGGCACGCCGGCCGCCGCGGGCGTCACCCTCGCCGTCCAGCAGATCGGCGTCGATCCGGCCAACGGCGACCCGATCTTCCAGGTCGTGGGCAGCCACACCTACGCCGGGGAGACGCCAGCGGGCGTGCCCGACACCCTCGGCGTCATCATCACGACGCGCGGCGGCGTGACGACCACGTTGACCAGCCCTGCCGGCGGCGGGGTGACCGTCCACGACGCCCCGTTGACCGGGTCGGCCGGTAACACGATTACCGGCACCGAGGGCAACCCGACCGGCACCGCCGTGCTCGGGACCTTCGTGGACGCCAACCCGGCCGCGACCGCCGCCGACTTCACCGCCGGCGGCGGCTCGGTGGTCGTCACCTGGGGCGACGGCTCGGCCCCCCAGACCCTGACCGCCGCCAACCTCACCATCTCCGGTATGACCTGGACCATCAGTGCCGCCCACACCTATGCCGAGGCCGGGACTTACGCTTACACGGTCACAGTCACGGATGCCGGTGGATCGGCCGCCCTCGTCACCGGTTCGGCGGTCGTTACCGACGCCGCCCTGACCGCCGGTGCGAGCGTGCCGCAGACCGGCACCACCAACGTCCCTCTTGTCGGCATAAACGTCGGCAGTTTCACCGACGGCAACCCTGAGGCGGGCACCGGCGACTTTACAGGGACCGTCAATTGGGGCGACGGTTCGACCAACAGTGCGGCCAGCTTCGCAGAGGTGTCCGGCGTCTTCAACGTCACCGGCAACCACACCTACACAACCCCCGGCGTTTACACGGTCACGACCAACGTGGTCGACGACGACGGCAGCAAGACGACGCTCACGGCCACGTTCACGATCACCAACTTGCCCGCCCCCGGTTCAACCATCCCCATGGATGTCCCCGTGGCCATCGGCGACTTCACGGGCAGCGGCAAGACCTACTATGCCGTCGGCACCGGCCCCGGCCCAATCGCCGAAGTCAACATTGTCGACAGCGCGACCGGCAAGGTGATTTTCTCCGTCCAGCCATTCGGCACGTTCACGGGCGGGGTCTACGTCACCGCGGGCGACATCTACAACAACGGCACGGACGCGCTGGTGATCACGCCGAACCAGGGCGGCGGGCCTCGCGTCGAGGTGTACGAGTACATCAACGGGGCGTTCGTCGAAACGCAGAACTTCTTCGCGCTGAACAATCCCGCCTTCCGCGGCGGCGCCAGGGCCGCGGTGGGCGACATCAACCACGACGGCTACGGCGACCTGGTCGTTGCCGCGGGCTACGGCGGCGGCCCGGTCGTCGAAGTCTACGACGGCAAGTCAATGGCCGTTCAGGGGCAGCAGGCCGTCCTGATACCCGATTTCTTCGCGTTCGATTCTTCGCTCCGCAACGGCGTGTATGTGGCCGCGGGCGATGTCAATGGCGATGGCTACGCGGATATCATCATTGGCGCCGGCCCCGGCGGCGGTCCGCGAGTGATGATCCTGTCCGGCGCGAGCCTGTTGAGCCAGGGAGCGACGGCGGCGGAGAATACCCCGATCGCGAATTTCTTCGCGGGAGATATCAGTAATCGGGACGGGATCGGTGTTGGCGTCGCGAACCTGGATGGGGATCAGTACGCCGACGTGCTCACCGGAACCAGCCAGGACAATAGTTCGCAGATTACGGCTTCCCTCGGCGTCAACCTGGCCGCCGGCGTGGCAATACAGGATACGAATTTTGAAGGCTACCCCGATCTGCCTAACGGCGTGTTCGTGGGGTAA
- a CDS encoding leucine-rich repeat domain-containing protein, which translates to MSALLLLLAGSTAITAPVPRVPETQVSEKVIRAWNDAGAEVRWVAISGLWDDKPTPGCRVGFRFHGWVEGRSDDLPAPDAPFYLDVSFPWPGDESKGIAKEITDGGLKELVKFQNLQSLDVFGRNITDVGAKEITRLKNLERLDLSCAKVTAVGLKELAKLQSITRLSLSQMDVTEEMLKEVAEFKNLTRFGLSFNESEVTIAGMKHIAKLEKLEKLDFFNVNVSDAGARKLGPLKNLKDLDFLNTKVTKAGAEELHKLLPKCDVSVRTVSLEFPPLPILENGR; encoded by the coding sequence ATGAGCGCTCTTCTCCTGTTATTGGCGGGTTCGACGGCAATCACCGCGCCGGTGCCCCGCGTGCCGGAGACGCAGGTTTCGGAGAAGGTCATCCGGGCGTGGAACGACGCCGGCGCAGAGGTGCGGTGGGTAGCGATTTCCGGCCTGTGGGACGACAAGCCGACGCCGGGGTGCCGGGTAGGATTTCGCTTCCACGGGTGGGTCGAAGGCCGATCGGACGATCTCCCGGCACCGGACGCGCCGTTCTATCTCGACGTGTCGTTCCCGTGGCCGGGCGACGAGTCCAAGGGGATCGCGAAGGAAATCACCGACGGGGGATTGAAGGAACTCGTCAAATTCCAGAATCTCCAATCCCTGGATGTGTTCGGTAGGAACATCACGGACGTCGGCGCGAAAGAAATCACCCGGCTCAAAAATCTCGAGCGCCTCGATTTGAGTTGCGCGAAGGTGACGGCCGTCGGCTTAAAAGAACTGGCGAAACTCCAATCCATCACGCGGTTGTCGTTGAGCCAAATGGATGTGACGGAGGAGATGTTGAAGGAAGTTGCAGAATTCAAGAATCTCACTCGATTCGGCTTATCGTTCAACGAATCTGAAGTAACGATTGCGGGGATGAAGCACATCGCCAAATTGGAAAAGCTGGAAAAACTCGACTTCTTTAACGTGAACGTGTCCGATGCGGGTGCGAGGAAACTCGGCCCGTTGAAGAACCTCAAGGATCTCGATTTTCTCAATACGAAGGTGACGAAGGCCGGTGCGGAGGAGTTGCACAAGCTCTTGCCGAAGTGCGACGTCTCCGTGCGGACGGTCTCCCTGGAATTTCCGCCCCTGCCAATTCTGGAGAACGGGCGTTGA
- a CDS encoding WD40 repeat domain-containing protein — translation MFRPILIALGLVLSACALHAADPLKFERVLKKEPAYQTKTPKYALLAFGPAATDRVWLVWDGDALYVDRNGDGDLTEPGERVAASKPKAGWVREEGHTFEVGDLRVGGRAHKALNILLMPVATIGRGALVGRVDASAILAKDPKALAAYLTIEVEVPGIKGGASGGRVQYLAGPVDLDGVLQFADKLASAPVVHFGGPLQVSFCADRPTMRVDRGSEFVLAVGTPGSGPGTTAYLSYEDTIPKAACPVAEITFQPAKAGDPLVKEKIVLTERCCGANFYDRVRTAAGAGPGTADVTLSFPDWREGDVASSTHNLTVLPGRPGAKVEPAEPNLMTSLVYPNRKAVVRTVAFSPDGRRLCASSDSADVVQVWDWAAKKALHTIELPPSRPRNKHVTLAPDWKTLYVPVERLSILNVERDGKGVTKVAAEGEIHSWDLTSGKENEPIRSPADTSPRGAWVSPDGRFLASQEAAGYEAGQKLRSAAVVRNLETGKLWKLDGSVDSAFSPDSQLIGVSRFDLGDPVAPPVIKLVDVASGRERAKLEGPDKDCYLTLWLFSPDGALVTAHLQGRKPGRPSEIWFRDGRTLADRGRFVGTTDPKDVSWCLGHFSPDGRYYLILEAGKKFRKLHVWDVAAGKVVRTFDVGPNAWQMAPSPDGKTVAIGWAPERDAEQADARDPDPQDLPQPRVTLFDLAGARPPRTLIAPHGRVGTVAFSPDGKTLAFGSSGAVHVFDLTK, via the coding sequence ATGTTCCGCCCCATTCTGATCGCGCTCGGTTTGGTTCTCTCGGCTTGTGCACTGCACGCGGCCGACCCGCTGAAATTCGAGCGGGTTCTCAAGAAGGAGCCGGCGTACCAGACGAAGACCCCGAAGTACGCCCTGCTCGCGTTCGGCCCGGCGGCCACCGACCGGGTGTGGCTCGTGTGGGACGGCGACGCCCTGTACGTCGATCGCAACGGCGACGGCGACCTCACCGAACCCGGCGAGCGGGTCGCGGCCTCGAAACCCAAGGCCGGTTGGGTCCGGGAAGAGGGGCACACCTTCGAGGTGGGCGACCTCCGCGTCGGCGGGCGGGCGCACAAGGCGCTGAACATCCTCCTCATGCCCGTCGCCACCATCGGCCGGGGAGCGCTCGTCGGCCGGGTGGACGCCAGCGCGATTCTGGCCAAAGACCCCAAGGCGCTCGCCGCTTACCTCACGATCGAAGTCGAGGTGCCCGGGATCAAGGGCGGCGCGTCCGGCGGTCGGGTGCAGTACCTGGCCGGGCCGGTCGACCTCGACGGCGTCCTCCAGTTCGCGGACAAGCTCGCCAGCGCCCCGGTCGTCCACTTCGGCGGCCCGCTCCAGGTCTCGTTCTGCGCCGACCGGCCGACCATGCGGGTCGACCGGGGCAGCGAGTTCGTACTCGCCGTCGGCACGCCCGGGAGCGGCCCGGGGACGACCGCCTACCTGTCATACGAGGACACGATTCCCAAAGCCGCCTGCCCCGTCGCCGAGATAACTTTTCAACCTGCCAAGGCGGGCGACCCGCTGGTCAAGGAAAAGATCGTCCTCACGGAACGGTGCTGCGGGGCGAACTTTTACGACCGGGTCCGGACCGCGGCCGGCGCCGGTCCCGGCACCGCGGACGTGACGCTCTCGTTCCCCGACTGGCGCGAGGGGGACGTGGCGTCAAGTACGCACAACCTGACCGTCCTCCCCGGCCGACCCGGGGCAAAGGTCGAGCCGGCCGAGCCGAACTTGATGACCTCGCTCGTCTACCCGAACCGGAAAGCGGTCGTCCGGACCGTCGCGTTCTCGCCCGACGGCAGGCGACTGTGCGCGTCCTCGGACTCGGCCGACGTCGTGCAGGTCTGGGACTGGGCCGCGAAAAAGGCCCTCCACACCATCGAACTCCCGCCGTCCCGTCCCAGGAACAAGCACGTCACGCTGGCGCCCGACTGGAAAACCTTGTACGTCCCGGTCGAACGGCTGTCGATCCTGAATGTCGAGCGCGACGGCAAGGGCGTCACCAAGGTCGCGGCCGAGGGGGAAATCCACTCCTGGGATCTCACTTCGGGAAAGGAGAACGAGCCGATCCGGTCGCCGGCGGACACGAGTCCGAGAGGCGCCTGGGTGTCGCCCGACGGCCGATTTCTGGCAAGTCAGGAGGCGGCAGGCTATGAGGCCGGACAGAAGTTACGCTCCGCGGCCGTCGTCCGCAACCTGGAAACCGGCAAGCTGTGGAAACTCGACGGGTCCGTCGATTCCGCGTTCTCGCCGGACAGCCAGCTCATCGGGGTCAGTCGTTTCGACCTGGGCGACCCCGTCGCACCACCCGTGATCAAGCTCGTGGACGTCGCGAGCGGACGGGAGCGGGCGAAGCTCGAGGGGCCCGACAAAGATTGTTATTTAACGCTGTGGTTGTTTTCACCGGACGGGGCGCTGGTCACGGCGCATTTGCAGGGTCGCAAGCCGGGCCGGCCCTCGGAAATCTGGTTCCGCGATGGCCGGACGTTGGCCGACCGGGGCCGGTTCGTCGGCACGACCGACCCGAAGGACGTGTCGTGGTGTCTGGGCCATTTCTCGCCCGACGGTCGGTATTATCTCATCCTGGAGGCGGGCAAGAAATTTCGCAAACTGCACGTTTGGGACGTGGCCGCCGGCAAGGTGGTCCGGACGTTCGACGTCGGACCGAACGCCTGGCAGATGGCCCCGAGCCCGGACGGCAAGACGGTCGCCATCGGTTGGGCTCCCGAGCGCGACGCGGAGCAGGCGGACGCCCGCGACCCCGACCCGCAAGACCTGCCGCAGCCCCGGGTGACGCTCTTCGACCTCGCCGGCGCCCGGCCGCCGCGAACGCTGATCGCCCCGCACGGGCGCGTCGGCACGGTGGCGTTCAGCCCGGACGGCAAGACGCTCGCCTTCGGCAGCAGCGGGGCCGTCCACGTGTTTGACCTGACGAAATAG
- a CDS encoding ROK family protein — protein MAAALKFVGLDVGGTTMKAAVVDDYGLAGPSVSLPTEAHRGADVGLETMCETIRRAVAASRLTMTDVAGIGVATPGLMDIKLGIILDPPNLKPWRNVEIPQHIRKVFHKPVAFQNDANAAALGEHWVGAGKGAPSLVLFTLGTGVGGGIIVDGRVLEGEHSHGGELGHLRIDLPDRGRLCGCGRRGCLEAYASATAVVDRAREDQAGYRGPTRLREMLAADDVSGVSAKDVFDVAAQGDLLAQKVVEDTAYYLALGACAVMATVDPEMIVFGGGMTAAGDSFLAKIREYALRFGLAYPASKVQIRFAQLGSDAGFIGAAACARQLVKQG, from the coding sequence ATGGCCGCGGCCCTGAAGTTCGTCGGGTTGGACGTCGGCGGGACGACGATGAAGGCGGCGGTGGTGGACGACTACGGGCTCGCCGGCCCGAGCGTGAGCCTGCCGACCGAAGCCCACCGCGGGGCCGACGTCGGGCTCGAGACCATGTGCGAGACGATCCGCCGGGCGGTCGCCGCGTCCCGCCTGACCATGACGGACGTCGCCGGCATCGGCGTCGCCACGCCCGGGCTAATGGACATCAAGCTCGGCATCATCCTCGATCCGCCGAACCTCAAGCCGTGGCGGAACGTCGAGATCCCGCAGCACATCCGCAAGGTGTTCCACAAGCCGGTCGCGTTCCAGAACGACGCGAACGCGGCCGCCCTCGGCGAACACTGGGTCGGGGCCGGCAAGGGGGCGCCGAGCCTCGTCCTGTTCACCCTCGGCACCGGCGTCGGCGGCGGCATCATCGTCGACGGCCGGGTACTCGAAGGCGAACACAGCCACGGCGGCGAACTCGGCCACTTACGCATCGACCTGCCCGACCGCGGCCGCCTGTGCGGGTGCGGCCGCCGCGGGTGCCTGGAGGCGTACGCCAGCGCGACCGCCGTGGTCGACCGGGCGCGGGAGGACCAGGCCGGCTACCGCGGCCCGACCCGTCTCCGCGAGATGCTCGCGGCCGACGACGTCAGCGGGGTGTCGGCGAAGGACGTGTTCGACGTCGCCGCCCAGGGCGACCTGCTCGCCCAGAAGGTGGTCGAGGACACCGCGTATTACCTGGCCCTCGGGGCGTGCGCGGTGATGGCCACGGTCGACCCGGAGATGATCGTGTTCGGCGGCGGCATGACGGCAGCCGGCGACTCGTTCCTGGCCAAGATCCGCGAGTACGCCCTGCGGTTCGGCCTGGCGTACCCCGCGTCCAAGGTGCAGATCCGGTTCGCCCAGCTCGGGTCCGACGCCGGCTTCATCGGCGCCGCCGCGTGCGCCCGGCAGCTGGTGAAGCAAGGGTGA